A single genomic interval of Algiphilus sp. harbors:
- a CDS encoding efflux transporter outer membrane subunit, translated as MRRWLPLMAPVLLAGCVLGPDHVRPEVALPEALPLPASTETPTPAEWAQWWRRFDDPVLDALIARASRDNLDLQQQAAAVRAARARLGFAEAEQLPTVDLQAEASRQRQPAAAYGIPGAESSTRSLFSVSGVLGYELDLWGRLARSREGAAAQLTESVYAREALRLGVIADVATTYFEWRAAQRQLAITEDAIAAREEAVSLQRIRYEAGAVDRLVLLQARSELETTRAQLPDRRQRVRALESALGLLLGWTPAELAAETPMADAPASTASAVEAVPPVLPATLLERRPDIRAAEEALRAANAAVGQAQAARLPGLNLSGLIGTTAAETGDLFTGAAETWSLGASVLGPVLDFGRGRANVEAARAERDRLALQYRATVNRAFAEVRDALHAFEAARQRVAAVQRQVEAVQETFAVAEIRYDEGATDFLEVLDARRALLDARLALSAAEQQRLATAATLYKALGGGWREAGEAEAAAAATAD; from the coding sequence ATGCGTAGATGGCTGCCGCTGATGGCGCCGGTGCTGCTGGCCGGCTGCGTGCTCGGGCCCGACCATGTCCGTCCGGAGGTGGCTCTGCCCGAGGCCCTGCCGCTGCCGGCGTCGACGGAGACGCCAACCCCGGCGGAGTGGGCGCAATGGTGGCGCCGCTTCGACGATCCGGTGCTGGACGCGCTGATCGCGCGCGCCAGCCGCGACAACCTCGACCTGCAGCAGCAGGCCGCCGCGGTGCGCGCGGCACGGGCCCGGCTGGGCTTTGCCGAGGCCGAGCAGCTGCCCACCGTGGACCTGCAGGCCGAGGCCAGCCGCCAGCGTCAGCCCGCGGCGGCCTACGGCATCCCCGGAGCCGAGAGCAGCACGCGCTCGCTGTTCTCGGTGTCGGGCGTGCTGGGCTACGAGCTCGACCTGTGGGGCCGGCTGGCCCGCTCGCGCGAAGGTGCCGCCGCCCAGCTCACCGAGAGCGTCTACGCGCGCGAGGCGCTGCGCCTCGGCGTGATCGCCGATGTCGCCACCACCTATTTCGAGTGGCGTGCGGCGCAGCGGCAGCTCGCCATCACCGAGGACGCCATCGCGGCGCGCGAGGAAGCGGTGTCGCTGCAGCGCATCCGCTACGAGGCGGGTGCGGTCGATCGGCTGGTGCTGCTGCAGGCGCGCTCCGAGCTGGAGACCACGCGCGCGCAGCTGCCCGACCGCCGCCAGCGCGTGCGTGCGCTGGAGAGCGCGCTCGGCCTGCTGCTGGGCTGGACGCCCGCCGAGCTGGCCGCGGAGACGCCGATGGCGGATGCGCCCGCGAGCACGGCCAGCGCAGTGGAAGCCGTCCCGCCCGTGCTGCCGGCGACCCTGCTCGAGCGCCGGCCCGACATCCGCGCCGCCGAGGAAGCACTGCGCGCGGCCAACGCCGCTGTGGGCCAGGCGCAGGCGGCGCGGCTGCCGGGCCTGAACCTGTCCGGGCTCATCGGCACGACCGCCGCCGAGACCGGCGATCTGTTCACCGGCGCGGCCGAGACCTGGAGCCTGGGGGCCTCGGTGCTCGGGCCGGTGCTCGACTTCGGCCGCGGGCGCGCCAACGTCGAGGCGGCGCGCGCCGAGCGCGACCGCCTCGCGCTGCAGTACCGCGCGACCGTCAATCGGGCCTTCGCCGAGGTGCGCGACGCGCTGCACGCCTTCGAGGCGGCGCGCCAGCGCGTGGCGGCGGTGCAGCGCCAGGTGGAGGCGGTGCAGGAAACCTTCGCCGTCGCCGAGATCCGCTACGACGAGGGCGCCACCGACTTCCTCGAAGTGCTGGACGCGCGCCGCGCGCTGCTCGACGCGCGTCTGGCGCTCAGCGCGGCGGAGCAGCAGCGGCTGGCCACCGCGGCCACGCTCTACAAGGCGCTCGGCGGTGGCTGGCGCGAGGCGGGCGAGGCCGAAGCGGCCGCCGCCGCGACCGCGGACTGA
- a CDS encoding TonB-dependent receptor, which produces MKFRVAALLGPALVVSAHAQSPSPEDVEVISLPEAAAEPVERAAPETLDEIVVTGEKLGRSLAETMSSAAIATGEDLEAAPVSTMKDVVSRYGNIVSAAGDREIAIRGVPQGGIGGEGDTVSVYLDGVALPSRAAGFAGPVSAWDLERVEVLRGAQSTNQGRNSLAGSVVLESRRPTEEWDLRARAGVISRGGHDTAIAGGGPLTDTLSFRISGQDRYDPGNIHNVTRNEDDAGREDMRNGRVALAWRPESASDYRLLYGYTQADTEFGDPLHDTSEGERTQTADVRGVEDDRTRLHSLRQAFALGDHWRVEAITGWADFDNRYVVDYDRTADDGGFSENTQTERLISQELRAYWDAGPVRGVLGAYYADGDERSGTLGRDVATAGGLVRLDGTIDARTETRTGALFAEADWDFARFWRLTAGVRVNRELSRHDAGAELDLTLTGSVPGLPLDLPIGVPLPDAASDALATLLPAFVPPDYAERDRTAFTDVLPRVALTWFATDSTTLGLSYQEGYRSGGISVSFFGGAVSAFDPETTRTVEFATRSRWLDGRLSLNTNTFYTDWRDQQVTIGETSGFETVTENAGRSHYYGLEAEVVMLLGGPLELFASAGVLRSEFDDFVNDGEDYAGNAFPYAPEHTATLGLTLKPWHRIGGQVSVQAIDDFYSDPDNDPRSRSDARVLLHARVDYQLTSRLSLAVYGRNLTDDRNEQGALVAGDRVAKRYGEARTVGALVEWSL; this is translated from the coding sequence GTGAAATTCCGAGTCGCGGCCCTGCTGGGCCCGGCGCTCGTCGTGAGCGCGCACGCCCAGAGCCCATCGCCCGAGGATGTCGAGGTCATCTCGCTGCCCGAGGCGGCCGCCGAACCGGTCGAGCGCGCCGCCCCCGAAACCCTCGACGAAATCGTCGTCACCGGCGAGAAGCTCGGCCGCTCGCTGGCCGAGACCATGAGCAGCGCCGCCATCGCCACCGGCGAGGATCTCGAGGCCGCGCCGGTGAGCACGATGAAGGATGTGGTCAGCCGCTACGGCAATATCGTCTCGGCCGCCGGCGACCGCGAGATCGCCATCCGCGGCGTGCCGCAGGGCGGCATCGGCGGCGAGGGGGACACCGTCAGCGTCTATCTCGACGGCGTCGCGCTGCCGTCGCGCGCGGCCGGCTTCGCCGGGCCGGTATCGGCCTGGGACCTGGAGCGCGTCGAGGTGCTGCGCGGCGCGCAGTCGACCAATCAGGGGCGCAACAGTCTGGCCGGGTCGGTGGTGCTGGAATCGCGCCGCCCCACCGAGGAATGGGATCTGCGCGCCCGTGCCGGCGTCATCAGCCGCGGCGGCCACGACACCGCCATCGCCGGCGGCGGGCCGCTGACCGATACGCTCTCCTTCCGCATCAGCGGCCAGGACCGCTACGACCCCGGCAACATCCACAACGTCACGCGCAACGAGGATGACGCCGGGCGCGAGGACATGCGCAACGGCCGCGTCGCGCTGGCGTGGCGTCCGGAGAGCGCATCGGACTACCGGCTGCTCTACGGCTATACCCAGGCCGATACCGAATTCGGCGATCCGCTGCACGACACCTCCGAAGGCGAGCGCACCCAGACCGCCGACGTGCGCGGCGTGGAGGACGACCGCACCCGCCTGCACAGCCTGCGCCAGGCATTCGCGCTCGGCGATCACTGGCGCGTCGAGGCCATCACCGGCTGGGCGGACTTCGACAACCGCTACGTCGTCGACTACGACCGCACCGCCGACGACGGCGGCTTCTCCGAGAACACCCAGACCGAGCGCCTGATCAGCCAGGAGCTGCGCGCCTACTGGGACGCCGGCCCCGTGCGCGGTGTGCTGGGCGCCTACTACGCCGACGGCGACGAGCGCAGCGGCACGCTCGGTCGCGACGTTGCCACCGCCGGCGGCCTGGTGCGGCTGGACGGCACCATCGACGCCCGCACCGAGACCCGCACCGGCGCGCTCTTCGCCGAGGCGGACTGGGACTTCGCGCGCTTCTGGCGGCTGACAGCGGGCGTGCGCGTCAATCGCGAGCTCAGCCGCCACGACGCCGGCGCCGAGCTCGATCTCACGCTGACCGGCTCGGTGCCCGGCCTGCCCCTCGATCTGCCCATCGGCGTGCCGCTGCCCGACGCGGCCTCGGATGCGCTGGCGACCCTGCTGCCCGCCTTCGTGCCGCCCGACTACGCCGAGCGCGACCGCACCGCCTTCACCGACGTGCTGCCCAGGGTGGCGCTGACCTGGTTCGCCACCGACAGCACCACGCTCGGCCTGAGCTACCAGGAGGGCTATCGCTCGGGCGGCATCAGCGTTTCCTTCTTCGGCGGCGCGGTCAGCGCCTTCGATCCGGAGACCACGCGCACCGTGGAGTTCGCGACGCGCAGCCGCTGGCTCGACGGCCGCCTCTCGCTCAACACCAATACCTTCTACACCGACTGGCGCGACCAGCAGGTGACCATCGGCGAGACCTCGGGCTTCGAGACCGTCACCGAGAACGCCGGACGCTCGCACTACTACGGGCTGGAAGCCGAGGTGGTGATGCTGCTGGGCGGGCCACTGGAGCTGTTCGCCTCGGCCGGCGTGCTGCGCAGCGAGTTCGACGACTTCGTCAACGACGGCGAGGACTACGCCGGCAACGCCTTCCCCTACGCGCCCGAGCACACCGCGACGCTGGGCCTGACCCTGAAGCCCTGGCACCGGATCGGCGGGCAGGTATCGGTGCAGGCCATCGACGACTTCTACAGCGACCCGGACAACGATCCGCGCAGCCGCTCCGACGCGCGCGTGCTGCTGCATGCCCGCGTCGACTATCAGCTCACGTCGCGGCTGAGCCTGGCGGTCTACGGCCGCAACCTCACCGATGACCGCAACGAACAGGGCGCGCTGGTGGCGGGCGACCGCGTCGCGAAGCGCTACGGCGAGGCGCGCACCGTCGGCGCGCTGGTGGAGTGGTCGCTCTAG
- a CDS encoding DUF2905 domain-containing protein produces the protein MARWLVIAGIALVLLGLALHYAPWLLNWFGRLPGDIHHETEHGRVFIPITSMIVVSLVLSLLLNLFNR, from the coding sequence ATGGCGCGCTGGCTGGTCATTGCCGGCATCGCGCTCGTGCTGCTGGGGCTGGCGCTCCACTACGCCCCCTGGCTGCTCAACTGGTTCGGCCGCCTGCCCGGTGACATCCACCACGAAACCGAACACGGCCGCGTCTTCATCCCGATCACATCGATGATCGTGGTGAGTCTCGTGCTGTCGCTGCTGCTCAACCTCTTCAACCGCTGA
- the pyrF gene encoding orotidine-5'-phosphate decarboxylase, whose protein sequence is MTPPPTRERLIVALDLPTAGAARELVLRLGDSVTFYKIGMELAMAPGFFELLDWLKAENKRVFVDLKFFDIPETVARAVRNLSERGADLCTVHGNQSIMEAAAGARSGATRVLAVTALTSLDQGDLDDMGFSVDIADLVLSRARRALEAGCDGVVSSGLEVARLKAEVGDRLVCVTPGIRPVENRVEADQKRVMTPTDAIRAGADYLVVGRPVRDADDPRAVAEAIVAEIGAAAT, encoded by the coding sequence GTGACGCCACCACCGACCCGCGAGCGCCTCATCGTCGCCCTCGACCTGCCCACCGCCGGCGCCGCGCGCGAGCTGGTGCTGCGTCTGGGCGACAGCGTGACGTTCTACAAGATCGGCATGGAGCTGGCGATGGCGCCGGGCTTCTTCGAGTTGCTCGACTGGCTCAAGGCCGAGAACAAGCGGGTGTTCGTCGATCTCAAGTTCTTCGACATCCCGGAGACCGTGGCGCGTGCGGTGCGCAATCTCTCCGAGCGCGGCGCCGATCTGTGCACGGTGCACGGCAACCAGTCGATCATGGAGGCGGCGGCGGGCGCCAGGAGCGGCGCCACCCGCGTGCTGGCGGTGACCGCGCTCACCAGCCTCGACCAGGGCGACCTCGACGACATGGGCTTCTCCGTTGATATCGCCGATCTGGTGCTGTCGCGCGCGCGCCGCGCGCTGGAGGCGGGCTGTGACGGCGTGGTGTCCTCCGGTCTGGAGGTCGCCAGGCTCAAGGCCGAGGTCGGCGATCGGCTGGTCTGCGTCACGCCCGGCATCCGCCCGGTCGAGAACCGCGTCGAGGCCGACCAGAAGCGCGTCATGACGCCCACCGACGCCATCCGCGCCGGGGCCGACTATCTGGTTGTGGGCCGGCCGGTGCGCGATGCCGACGATCCGCGGGCGGTGGCCGAGGCCATCGTCGCCGAAATCGGCGCCGCCGCCACCTGA
- the hemE gene encoding uroporphyrinogen decarboxylase gives MSAPLQNDRFLRALARQPVDRTPVWIMRQAGRYLPEYRATRAKAGDFMTLCRTPELACEVTMQPLRRFALDAAILFSDILTVPDAMGLGLYFAEGEGPRFERPVTDEKAIRALPVPDPNDSLGYVMDAVRTIRDALAGSVPLIGFGGSPWTLATYMVEGGSSKDFARIKALIYDRPELGDMLLGTLAEASAQYLSAQVAAGAQAVMVFDTWGGVLPPAAYQRFSLDPMTRIVERIRAEHPGVPVILFTKNGGQHLERMADTGCDGLGLDWTTDLGAARARVGDRVALQGNLDPSMLFASPARIREAVGETLASYGAGPGHIFNLGHGITPGVDPEHAAAMIEALHELSPAYHQQG, from the coding sequence TTGAGCGCGCCCCTGCAGAACGACCGCTTCCTCCGCGCCCTCGCGCGCCAGCCGGTGGACCGCACGCCGGTCTGGATCATGCGCCAGGCCGGGCGCTACCTGCCCGAATACCGCGCCACGCGCGCCAAGGCCGGTGACTTCATGACCTTGTGCCGCACGCCCGAGCTGGCCTGCGAGGTCACCATGCAGCCGCTGCGCCGCTTCGCGCTCGATGCGGCCATCCTGTTCTCGGACATTCTCACCGTGCCCGACGCCATGGGCCTCGGCCTGTACTTCGCCGAGGGCGAGGGCCCGCGCTTCGAGCGCCCGGTCACCGACGAGAAGGCCATCCGCGCGCTGCCGGTGCCGGATCCCAACGACAGCCTCGGCTACGTCATGGACGCGGTGCGCACCATCCGCGATGCGCTCGCCGGCAGCGTGCCGCTGATCGGCTTCGGCGGCAGCCCGTGGACGCTGGCCACCTACATGGTGGAGGGCGGTTCCAGCAAGGACTTCGCGCGCATCAAGGCGCTGATCTACGACCGCCCTGAGCTCGGCGACATGCTGCTGGGCACGCTGGCCGAGGCCAGCGCGCAGTACCTGAGCGCGCAGGTCGCGGCCGGCGCGCAGGCCGTCATGGTGTTCGACACCTGGGGTGGCGTGCTGCCGCCGGCGGCGTATCAGCGCTTCTCGCTCGATCCGATGACGCGCATCGTCGAGCGCATCCGCGCCGAGCACCCGGGCGTGCCGGTGATCCTGTTCACCAAGAACGGCGGCCAGCATCTGGAGCGCATGGCCGATACCGGCTGCGACGGCCTGGGGCTCGACTGGACCACCGACCTCGGCGCCGCCCGCGCGCGCGTCGGGGATCGCGTGGCGCTGCAGGGCAACCTCGACCCGTCGATGCTCTTCGCCAGCCCGGCACGCATCCGCGAGGCGGTGGGCGAGACGCTGGCGAGCTACGGCGCCGGGCCCGGCCACATCTTCAACCTCGGGCACGGCATCACCCCCGGCGTCGACCCCGAGCACGCCGCCGCCATGATCGAGGCGCTCCACGAACTCTCCCCGGCCTACCACCAGCAGGGCTGA
- a CDS encoding alpha/beta hydrolase: protein MKAFLVAALGFVALTVALLGACIAFGGPADPGGRSALVNAFERAAVYAPPLRRFTARDGTELAYRRTLADPPVRGSVVLVHGSAGDGRAMQPLADSLAAAGFAVYTPDIRGHGASGRRGRIGHVGQLEEDLADFLAAVEPPSPRLLAGYSAGGGFALRVAAGPGAAAFDGYLLLAPFVGHDAPTYRPGGGGWVRVGVPRLVALHLLDGFGIRALHHLPVLRFAVGDARGLTPSYGFRLASNFRPRADWRSEVAAVAAPMQVLVGADDGVFVPDAFAEAFARTGAADIPVQQVPQVDHAGLVLQAGARRTAVEAAAALLSALPRARAD, encoded by the coding sequence TTGAAGGCATTTCTCGTCGCTGCACTCGGGTTCGTGGCCCTCACCGTGGCGCTGCTCGGCGCGTGCATCGCCTTCGGCGGGCCGGCCGATCCCGGTGGCCGTTCGGCACTGGTGAATGCGTTCGAGCGCGCGGCGGTCTACGCGCCGCCGTTGCGTCGGTTCACGGCGCGCGACGGGACCGAGCTGGCCTATCGCCGCACCCTCGCGGACCCGCCGGTGCGCGGCAGCGTGGTCCTGGTGCACGGCTCGGCGGGCGACGGCCGCGCCATGCAACCGCTGGCGGACAGCCTTGCCGCGGCCGGGTTCGCCGTCTACACGCCCGACATCCGGGGGCACGGGGCTTCCGGGCGACGCGGGCGCATCGGCCATGTCGGGCAGCTCGAGGAGGATCTTGCCGATTTCCTCGCGGCGGTGGAGCCGCCCTCGCCGCGGCTGCTGGCCGGCTACTCCGCCGGCGGCGGCTTCGCGCTGCGGGTGGCCGCCGGACCGGGCGCGGCGGCCTTCGACGGGTACCTGCTGCTGGCGCCCTTCGTCGGCCACGACGCGCCCACCTATCGCCCGGGCGGTGGCGGCTGGGTCCGCGTCGGCGTGCCGCGCCTGGTGGCGCTGCATCTGCTCGACGGATTCGGGATCCGCGCCCTTCATCATCTGCCGGTCCTGCGCTTCGCGGTCGGCGATGCGCGCGGGCTGACGCCGAGCTACGGTTTCCGGCTGGCAAGCAACTTCCGGCCCCGCGCCGACTGGCGGTCCGAGGTCGCCGCCGTCGCGGCGCCCATGCAGGTCCTGGTCGGTGCCGACGATGGTGTCTTCGTGCCGGACGCCTTCGCGGAGGCATTCGCGCGTACCGGCGCTGCGGACATTCCGGTGCAGCAGGTCCCGCAGGTCGACCATGCCGGGCTGGTGCTGCAGGCGGGCGCGCGGCGCACCGCGGTCGAGGCCGCCGCGGCGCTGCTCTCGGCGCTGCCGCGGGCTCGGGCAGACTGA
- a CDS encoding acyltransferase, whose protein sequence is MLSLVVPRAIIGALTFIALSLSLVVHFLAFLPFALLKLVSPWQAGRDFWTRLMVAIAWQFIRTNAVLLRLLTPVRWDIRLDAALDPARNYLLISNHQSWADIVLLFDVLRGRVPWLRYFLKKQLIWVPIIGFVCWALDFPFMARHSREAIARNPELAKEDLETTRRACERFRNVPVTIVNFAEGTRFTPAKHAEKQSPYENLLPPKSGGLAFAISAMGHEVAGLIDVTIAYRPTRHSLLWSFASGEQAELVVEARLHDIPDDILAGDYQNDPAFRARFQQWVAGFWRAKDERLRELRSEGAPAPAATLHSGDSRS, encoded by the coding sequence ATGCTGTCACTGGTTGTGCCGCGAGCGATCATCGGTGCGCTGACCTTCATCGCGCTGAGCCTTTCGCTGGTCGTGCATTTCCTGGCGTTCCTGCCTTTCGCACTGCTCAAGCTGGTGTCGCCGTGGCAGGCCGGTCGCGACTTCTGGACGCGGCTGATGGTGGCGATCGCCTGGCAGTTCATCCGCACCAACGCGGTGCTCCTGCGCCTGCTGACGCCGGTGCGGTGGGATATCCGGCTCGACGCCGCGCTCGACCCGGCGCGCAACTATCTGCTGATCAGCAACCATCAGAGCTGGGCCGACATCGTGCTGCTCTTCGACGTGCTGCGCGGCCGCGTGCCCTGGCTGCGCTACTTTCTGAAGAAGCAGCTCATCTGGGTGCCGATCATCGGCTTCGTGTGCTGGGCGCTGGACTTTCCCTTCATGGCGCGGCATTCCCGCGAGGCCATCGCAAGGAACCCCGAGCTGGCGAAGGAGGATCTGGAGACCACCCGCCGCGCCTGCGAGCGCTTCCGGAACGTGCCGGTGACCATCGTCAACTTCGCCGAGGGCACGCGCTTCACGCCGGCCAAGCACGCGGAGAAGCAGTCGCCCTACGAGAACCTGCTGCCGCCGAAGTCCGGCGGGCTGGCCTTCGCGATCAGCGCCATGGGCCACGAGGTCGCCGGGCTGATCGACGTCACCATCGCCTATCGGCCGACCCGCCACAGCCTGCTGTGGAGCTTCGCTAGCGGCGAGCAGGCAGAGCTCGTGGTCGAGGCGCGTCTGCACGATATCCCGGATGACATCCTGGCCGGCGACTACCAGAACGATCCGGCGTTCCGCGCCCGCTTCCAGCAGTGGGTGGCCGGATTCTGGCGCGCCAAGGACGAGCGGCTCCGCGAGCTGCGCAGCGAGGGTGCGCCGGCGCCGGCCGCGACGCTGCATTCCGGCGATTCGCGCAGCTGA
- a CDS encoding type II toxin-antitoxin system VapC family toxin produces MKALVVDASIIIKWFIVDDEGDREQAVRLRDAIAQERLTALAPGLALYEVGNTLGRRIPEDAPLAMSALQRMPLRLCSPEPEEIERGLTLVREHGVTFYDAVYHAMALHREGQLITADRRYIDRVAATGSATLLADWSPT; encoded by the coding sequence ATGAAGGCACTGGTCGTCGACGCGTCGATCATCATCAAGTGGTTCATCGTCGACGATGAAGGTGATCGCGAGCAGGCGGTACGGCTGCGCGACGCCATCGCGCAGGAGCGCCTGACCGCACTGGCGCCGGGGCTGGCGCTCTACGAAGTCGGCAATACTCTCGGCCGCCGCATTCCCGAGGATGCCCCGCTGGCCATGAGCGCCCTTCAACGCATGCCGTTGCGCCTGTGCAGCCCCGAGCCCGAAGAAATCGAGCGCGGGCTGACCTTGGTGCGCGAGCACGGCGTGACCTTCTACGATGCCGTCTATCACGCCATGGCCCTGCACCGCGAGGGGCAGCTGATCACCGCCGATCGCCGGTATATAGACCGTGTCGCTGCCACCGGCAGCGCCACCCTGCTCGCCGACTGGAGCCCGACTTGA